A region of Anopheles merus strain MAF chromosome 2R, AmerM5.1, whole genome shotgun sequence DNA encodes the following proteins:
- the LOC121589910 gene encoding spindle assembly abnormal protein 6 homolog: MHKASQFDLKFIDSHHRRCVKVLFPVVPLPINIENVGVRSQQFFYMIVEQIDLQHLIQIRMIQVNDQSKMLISTIDNAAYERIRAEQSLHVTFQGFVDHLIKILDSCKREELHLALLSENKCYMLQIFEKSSFKNLTHLFVPMEKATTDIVLFHINQSLQALQEQATTHLSQVQQFQMEIDTKNNTIDKLKKEVKSLSGKMEEQENLIFNRNTEEVNRLLQTIKMLNESKDTEECRLKSIINSMQEKIDQLTKETYERTERIVQESKRFEASREENVKLRGQTVQLKEELDRLQANITSQQCRESRSEIVVTDLKRQLIEMQSKLKIAEKQRSELEAELEAEKNICLTKKHALQLTTDELANASLVINNLNKENIKLKSKLELRTDIAMRQEKMLLEKDKRITELNDTVTAIQNEHLRNKSCNEEYAEIVGRIKETTNIIEEKYRKKINDMIHMLSGNPNVETTPCVPCKYDDE, encoded by the exons ATGCATAAAGCATCACAATTTGATCTTAAATTTATTGACAGTCATCACAGACGATGTGTGAAAGTTTTATTTCCTGTGGTACCATTACCGATTAACATTGAGAATGTAGGAGTACGCAGTCAACAATTTTTTTACATGATTGTTGAACAAATAGATCTCCAACACCTTATT CAAATTCGAATGATTCAAGTAAACGATCAATCTAAAATGCTCATCAGTACAATTGACAACGCAGCATACGAACGCATAAGAGCAGAACAATCACTGCACGTTACATTTCAAGGGTTTGTCGATCATTTGATCAAAATTCTTGACAGTTGcaagcgagaagaattgcatTTAGCACTTTTATCTGAAAACAAATGTTATATGTTGCAAATTTTCGAGAAAAGTTCATTTAAGAATTTAACCCATTTGTTTGTTCCGATGGAGAAAGCAACAACCGATATCGTTCTCTTTCATATAAATCAATCGCTCCAAGCTCTGCAAGAACAGGCAACAACACACTTATCTCAAGTACAGCAGTTTCAGATGGAGATAGATACGAAAAACAATACAATcgacaaactaaaaaaagaagTGAAATCCCTAAGTGGCAAAATGGAAGAACaagaaaatttaatatttaacagaAATACGGAAGAAGTTAATCGCCTGTTGCAAACTATTAAAATGCTCAATGAAAGCAAGGACACTGAAGAGTGTCGACTTAAATCCATCATCAATAGTATGCAAGAGAAAATAGACCAGTTAACGAAGGAAACCTATGAGCGCACAGAACGCATAGTTCAAGAATCAAAGCGTTTTGAAGCATCTCGCGAAGAAAATGTAAAGCTACGGGGACAAACTGTTCAATTGAAAGAAGAATTAGATCGGTTACAAGCTAATATTACATCACAACAGTGTCGAGAATCCCGTTCCGAGATAGTAGTTACGGATTTAAAACGACAATTGATTGAAATGCAGAGTAAACTAAAGATAGCCGAGAAGCAACGATCCGAATTAGAGGCAGAATTGGAAGCGGAAAAGAATATATGTCTAACAAAAAAGCATGCTCTACAACTGACGACTGATGAACTGGCAAATGCTTCTTTAGTGATCAATAATCTTAACAAGGagaatattaaattaaaaagcaaACTCGAATTGCGAACAGATATCGCAATGCGTCAAGAAAAAATGTTGCTTGAAAAGGATAAAAGAATAACGGAATTGAACGATACAGTAACAGCTATACAAAATGAACATTTGAGAAACAAATCTTGCAATGAAGAATATGCTGAAATTGTTGGGCGCATTAAAGAAACCACAAATATTATAGAAGAAAAATATCGCAAAA AAATTAACGATATGATACATATGCTGTCCGGTAATCCTAACGTAGAAACAACGCCCTGTGTACCATGTAAATATGATGATGAGTAG
- the LOC121589912 gene encoding coiled-coil domain-containing protein 12, with protein sequence MANVIGRLQEEALKRKNRLRELRYKRNHEELQQLMVNEVSANIPKPVFRNYKYVTENEIQESSAIANQAGIVEKQIDVQLEMMTTPIVIEEIDIVNLAPRKPDWDLKRDVSKKLEKLDRRTQKAIAEIIRDRLIAGQERDILKEVNVATSAPSVALNEHHTDNE encoded by the exons atgGCTAATGTAATTGGAAGGCTTCAGGAAGAAGCACTCAAACGCAAAAATCGTTTAAGGGAATTGCGCTACAAACGAAATCACGAAGAACTACAGCAGTTAATGGTCAACGAAGTGAGTGCTAATATACCAAA GCCCGTTTTTCGGAATTATAAATATGTAACTGAAAATGAAATCCAGGAATCCTCAGCAATCGCAAATCAAGCTGGAATTGTTGAAAAACAAATCGACGTACAGCTTGAGATGATGACAACGCCTATTGTCATTGAAGAGATTGACATTGTTAACCTTGCCCCACGTAAACCCGACTGGGATTTGAAAAGAGATGTTTCTAAAAAGTTGGAAAAATTAGATCGTAGAACACAAAAAGCCATTGCAGAAATTATACGCGATCGGCTCATAGCTGGGCAAGAGCGGGACATACTAAAAGAGGTAAATGTGGCCACCTCAGCCCCCTCCGTTGCATTAAATGAACATCATACTGATAATGAATAA